The stretch of DNA GAACTGATCAGGTTTATCATCAGTTTTACTATCACTACACTACATGAAAAACATATTCCTCATATTATAAATCATGTGCCAAAGGGATGAGGACTAGAAAATGTGTCTCTGTACAGTTTCAAAGAGATTCTAAAAACAAGCcagcaagaaaaacaaaaaaaatatcataaaacattacacaagtaaacataattaaaacagacacatgattaatatatattattaaaacgaatgaaataaaaaatattgccaACACTTgaccaataaaaaatataaattatgatCTAAAAATACTGATTAAGGCCAACAGTTGAccactaaaaaataaaataaataataataatagaaataataataataataataataataagataagcaagttaaaaacaataaataataaaataaaaatactgattAAGGCCAACAGTTGAccactaaaaaataaaataaataataataatagaaataataataataataataataataagataagcaagttaaaaacaataaataataaaataaaaatactgattAAGGCCAACAGTTGAccaataaaagataaataaataataataatagaaataataataagaataacaatattaataataataataataataataagacacgcaagacaaaaaaaatgaaataagaatACTGATTAAGACCAACAGTTTACCAATAAAATTATaacaatatttataataataacaataataataaaacacgcaagttgaaaacaataaaaataaaataaaaataacgaTTAAGGCCAACAGTTGACCGagaaaataataatgacaataataacagtaacaatattattaataacaataataataataataataagacacgCAAGATAAaaccaataaaataagaataatgacTAAGACCAACAGTTGACCAATGAAATTATAACAATAtttataagaagaagaagaagacacacaagttaaaaccaataaaataagaaagaataaaataataatgagatTAATGAGAATTTGTGGCTTTTTCTATTTGTTTACATTATTATaatcataaatataatatttgaaAGCGGGACAAAACGAATTAAACCgagctaacagcagctagcagctagttAGCCTAGCTATTCTCACAGTAAATCTatacttttctgtttttatatattgATATTTAGGTCACCTACCTTATATTGACATCTACTCTAGACCGTGATAGTAGTTCTATTCTGGGAGATATCTCAGTTATGAGTTAGTTAtgtaaagagacattttaatgaaataaaCGATGCTAGCAGTAAAACAGCTGGTCCTGAGGACGGCGGTAGGATGAGCTCTCACTCTGCTTCAATTTACACGAaccaagaaaacaaaacatgttattGACAGGCTTCTTTTccatataaacaaacataatgtcAAAAGTAACAGGAAAAACACCCttcaaaaaataatgaataataataataataataataataataataataataacaacaataataaataaataaaaatacagcaaaTAACGAAGCATGGTATTGACAGTCTTATTTTCCATTTAAACTGTATAATGTCAAAAGACACAGGAAGAACACTCTTGAAAAAAATGAtggatagtaataataataataataataataataataataataatgataataataaaaataaataaataaataaaaatacagcaaaTACCGAAGCATGTTATTGACAGGCTTATTTTccatataaacaaatataatgTCAAAAGACACAGGAAGAACACCcttgaaaaaaattatgaataataataataataataataaataaataaataaaaatacagcaaaTACCGAAGCATGTTATTGCCaggctttttttccatttaaacaaacataatgtcAAAAGACACAGGAAGACCACTcttcaaaaaatgtaaatgaataatattaataataaatacataaatgataaAGCTAAACAATAATTATTATAggaataatttaattaaaaatagtaataataataataataatgctatcatattacatttatttgagtatttgtTTCTATGTCCCAACTACGGAGGGTTACATCTCAGCGACAAATATTGTACGTTTTATGCTTTAGTTACCGATATAgattaaatatacaaaaatcAACTTAtacattatgatatattattatagattaaactactcgGCAGTATATGAAGTaattaaaagtagctccacctttaccagcatcaccattaaagtgatgaacacatgaatgcatcaataattataatacaataatatattattttaaaatggtccaatctgcataatgagtacttttactataccatcacatcacatttatttgagtatttatttctaatatgtATTAAGATTGTGACCTACCATCCTGAGACTACATGGATGGAGTGTATGTTTTAGTTGACAGAGGATGATATTGTTTTCTACTGTGGAGTGACAGGAATGTTTCAATAGACAATCTTTGACTTGGAATCGGTGCGTTTTCGCGCCAGAGCGCTGCGGCgggaaaataaaactttttctACACAATGTACCAACTTTTctcaacattttacattttacaaaacattttaCAGGTTTTGTGAGTTAACTGGGTGCGGAGGACCCGCTGAAACGCACCGAGGGGGAAATAACACGCTCATTACGTGAGATAACGTGAGATATCGTGAGACATCGCAGTCCGTTACGTGAGAAGCTCTTTTCATTGAAAGCTTCTGAACTGAAATGAACTTCAGCCTCGTCATCGCCCACTGCTTCACCGATGAGTGACAGAGGGACAGACCAATCAGAGGGGCCCATTCATAAGCAGGAAGTGAGTGGCCAATAGCAGCGCTAGAAGGACGGTGGGGGCGGGGTCAGTGACGGTGACGCTCCATGAAGCAGCCAGAAATAAAGGCACTCGAACCGGAAACcagcctttcaaaataaaatcgtTTAGAGATCACTGAATGACAgatccagtggtggaatgtaaatatatttactcaagtTAATTACAatattgaggtacttgtacgaacttgaatatttccatttcctGATACTCTATACTTCTActtaactacatttatttgacagctttagttactttgcaaattgttaaattaaatcaactaataaaatatgatatcaTAGATttagctacccagcagtatatcaagtaattaaaatgagcccCACCTTTACGAATCACCACTTTTGTATTTTGTCTTCAATAAGatttgaatgcagaacttttacctgtaataaagtatttttactATGTAGTACAGTACAGCTTACACATCGAaacactgacaataacctgatattttcaggtggaatttcattcattcattcattcatttcattctcactgtgcaatatcattttccactaaTGCAATTtcgttaatagtctgtttattgtcaatactgtatatactgctcctctttttatacttccttttatttaaatggttcatattttgtttcactttgtttagctctttttttttagctgttgcATCTTGtattttgcactatcccctttgctgatGTACAATGCACATTtacccactgcgggactaataaaggaatatctgatcttatcttatcttagcattgctacttttactttagttaaATATCTGTATACTTCATCCATCACTGCACAGTTCATATACAACATGCTGGAATATTGGCACCAACATATTAAAGAtagattaaaattaaaatgttactGTAATTTGACCTGATATCATTTAGCTTTGTTCTTAATGAGTTGCTCAATGTTTGAATGTAGGATTCAACTGATTACATATAAtcaatttatataaaaataattaaataataattaaataatgttattatataatattgttattattattatatatatatatatatatatatatatatatatatatatataataaatatatacatgtgtttgcataaagcagcagatttgtccagtcccatgttgataagaatattaaatacttgacaaatctccctttaaggttcattttgaacagattaaaaatgtgcgattaatttgcaattaattaatatcaactaaagacaatcatgcgattaatggcgattaaatattttaatcgattgacagccctaattttaactcAAACACATTACATTATTGTAGCACAGGAATAATGCATTGGCAAAtcttcagaatttttttttttagcctttttAAGCTTTTCACTTATACTAAAATGTGGCCGTAACATATAGTTaaattaaatgtgttaaattacatttttaacatgttatttttaaacTAATCTaaatttcacagtataaaaataatataaaaataaaataaattatataacataacaaaatTTAAGGAAAGCAAAAgaggaataataaaaaaacaaaaaataatcgtGTTGTGTTAAATAAGTGGAGTCAGCTGAACCGTGAACAACCAGAATTAAaggagacttttattttgaaaacagaaGACGGACTACTCGTGTTGTACTGTGATTACCTTGACGACCGTGAACTCACCACAGCTGGAATTTGGGACTGTTGTTCATAGAAACCTGATAGAATCTGGGGTAAATGTCGGTGTGTTTGTGCGGAGTCACGGTCCCGACAGGCTGGGTGGGATTATAGAACCACTAACAGGTTCCTGAACACTTCCAGCGGCTTTTTTCTCTCAACATGTCCGACTCTTCAGGGACACAAATGGGTGAGAAGGAGGAAAAGAGTCCCGACGGAGTCAAATATTACAGACTATTAGAGATCGAGGAGCAGAACACGTTCAAATCAACGTGGATCATCATCCACAACAAAGTCTACGATGTCACCAAGTTCCTAGAAGAGGTGAGAAACTCCCTTTAAGTTTCAGGACGTATGTCACCAAGTTCCTAGAAGAGGTGAGGAGTTCCTTTAAGTTTCAGGACGTATGTAACCAAGTTCCTAGAAGAGGTGAGAAACTCCCTTTAAGTTTCAGGACGTATGTAACCAAGTTCCTAGAAGAGGTGAGAAACTCCCTTTAAGTTTCAGGACGTATGTCACCAAGTTCCTAGAAGAGGTGAGGAGTTCCTTTAAGTTTCAGGACGTATGTAACCAAGTTCCTAGAAGAGGTGAGAAACTCCCTTTAAGTTTCAGGACGTATGTAACCAAGTTCCTAGAAGAGGTGAGGAGTTCCTTTAAGTTTCAGGACGTATGTCACCAAGTTCCTAGAAGAGGTGAGGAGTTCCTTTAAGTTTCAGGACGTATGTCACCAAGTTCCTAGAAGAGGTGAGGAGTTCCTTTAAGTTTCAGGACGTATGTAACCAAGTTCCTAGAAGAGGTGAGAAACTCCCTTTAAGTTTCAGGACGTATGTCACCAAGTTCCTAGAAGAGGTGAGAAACTCCCTTTAAGTTTCAGGACGTATGTAACCAAGTTCCTAGAAGAGGTGAGAAACTCCCTTTAAGTTTCAGGACGTATGTAACCAAGTTCCTAGAAGAGGTGAGAAACTCCCTTTAAGTTTCAGGACGTATGTCACCAAGTTCCTAGAAGAGGTGAGGAGTTCCTTTAAGTTTCAGGACGTATGTAACCAAGTTCCTAGAAGAGGTGAGAAACTCCCTTTAAGTTTCAGGACGTATGTAACCAAGTTCCTAGAAGAGGTGAGGAGTTCCTTTTAAGTTTCAGGACGTATGTAACCAAGTTCCTAGAAGAGGTGAGAAACTCCCTTTAAGTTTCAGGACGTATGTCACCAAGTTCCTAGAAGAGGTGAGGAGTTCCTTTAAGTTTCAGGACGTATGTCACCAAGTTCCTAGAAGAGGTGAGGAGTTCCTTTAAGTTTCAGGACGTATGTAACCAAGTTCCTAGAAGAGGTGAGGAGTTCCTTTAAGTTTCAGGACGTTAAATGTTTCTGCAGGTGAGTTCTGATCACACAGTCTGGTTTATGTCCTGCTGTGGGACATCTCCACATACTGGTTGTCTCCAGTTTCTGACTACAGATTAAAGTTAAACAAGCCCGTCTCTAGATTATACACTATACAGAGACTATACATTAATATTTACAGATTAAAGTTAAACAAGCCCGGTCTGACTCGTTCCCTCAGTGATGAGCTTTTATAGCTCCATCGTTACCATGGATACCGTAGTATTACATTCTAAATACAAAATAActgcataaaaatatgaaaataacacaaatatgttCACCTATCGATTAtcaaataaaggttaaattacGAAAAATATGAATAGTAACAAGAGTAACAatttattaaagctgcaatatGTATCTAATGTAACATGCAAGAGGCATATGTTACACCCCCACTACATTCAAGCATCACATCAAAATATTACATATCTAtatgttatttgtttttcttgcattACGTGAAAATTcctattaaacaaataaaaaaaaaactttgttttcatacatgaaaCCTCACGGAGACTCAAAATTAGTAAAAAGGTGTAAGTAACTCACTCATACAGATGTATTACTTGTCAAGATACTCTTAAACAAATAGAAGAGTAACTCACACTAGAGTAGCTCGCACTAGATAGCTGAAGCTCACTATAGCTTGTTATCTATCACCAAATTAATAGCTATAGCTATAAATCACgtgaggcttttattttgttgcttATCTGACATTTGTTTTGGATACGGAAGACCAAAGATGACATGAgtgatttttgaaaaattatttttatttttcacaagattattttctgacataataagcgtgactttttaaaaatgatttaatcGTATTTTTTCCtgatttaaagggagattcgcgTGATCGTGGAATAATTGTGTCTGAACTTCATTttttgaaaacaaactgtgatcAATAATTACATACTTGTTCTCTGCagagtttatttattataaaaacatCCATGAAGGAAAAAGCTCCTTTTAACCCAGATAACATttcttaattattaattaattatcacaAACTTTATTCTTCCTATTTGCTGTCACGTTTCTGCTTCAGAACCCTTGTAGGAGACGACTGGGTCGCTCCAGCCTACAtatgctacatatagcagaccgttactacgtataacggaccgttgctgtgtataacagaccgttgctacgtataacagaccgttgctatgtataacagactgttgctacgtatagcagaccgttgctacgtatagcagaccgttgctacatatagcagaccgttgctacgtatagcagaccgttactacgtataacggaccgttgctgtgtataacagaccgttgctacgtataacagaccgttgctatgtataacagaccctcgctacgtataacagaccgttgctacgtaaagcagaccgttgctacgtataacagactgttgctacgtatagcagaccgttgctacgtatagcagaccgttgctacatatagcagaccgttactacgtataacggaccgttgctgtgtataacagaccgttgctacgtataacagaccgttgctatgtataacagactgttgctacgtatagcagaccgttgctacgtatagcagaccgttgctacatatagcagaccgttgctacgtatagcagaccgttactacgtataacggaccgttgctgtgtataacagaccgttgctacgtataacagaccgttgctatgtataacagaccctcgctacgtataacagaccgttgctacgtaaagcagaccgttgctacgtataacagactgttgctacgtatagcagaccgttgctacgtatagcagaccgttgctacatatagcagaccgttactacgtataacggaccgttgctgtgtataacagactgttgctacgtatagcagaccgttgctacgtatagcagaccgttgctacatatagcagaccgttgctacgtatagcagaccgttactacgtataacggaccgttgctgtgtataacagaccgttgctacgtataacagaccgttgctatgtataacagaccgttgctacgtataacagaccgtcaaattgtttaactttttattgatttcttcagtaagtagccgtgtaataagcaggataatgtacagcttaaatttcacaacaatgactggctagctgtacattatcctttatgtagtgttttagtagtataGTACTGCAAGTACTGCAAGATAAATGTAGTacagtaaaaagtgcaatatttgccTCTAACATGTAGTGGGGTAGAGAATGgaaataaagtacaagtacctccaaattgtacttaagtgcagtagttgagtaaatgtacttgataCTGATATTTGTGTTATACGTTAGTATTGTAATAATCAGCCTGTACGTTACACGTTAGTATTGTAATAATCAGCCTGTACGTTATACGTCAGTATTGTAATAATCAGCCTGTACGTTATACGTTAATATTGTAATAATCAGCCTGTACGTTATACGTTAGTATTGTAATAATCAGCCTGTACGTTACACGTTAGTATTGTAATAATCAGCCTGTACGTTATACGTTAGTATTGTAATAATCAGCCTGTACGTTACACGTTAGTATTGTAATAATCAGCCTGTACGTTATACGTTCGTATTGTAATAATCAGCCTGTACGTTATACGTTAGTATCCACggtgggtgtgtttgttttcagcaccccggaggagaggaggtgctgAGGGAGCAGGCGGGAGGAGACGCCACCGAGAGCTTCGAGGACGTCGGACACTCCACCGACGCCAGAGAGATGTCCGACAGCATGGTGATCGGAGAGCTGCACCCGGTCAGTACAACGGTTCTGCTTCTGTGTAGAAGGACGCTTATCGAGGCCACTTTCTCATCAGTCTGTCAGAGACGATGGTCTGTGacgttgtactgtgtgtgttttagttgaTTCATTTGCCTTCAgttataattgttttatttatttatttatgaagttTCTTATTTGTGTTTCTATGATAGTTTATTGTTTCTTTAATCGGCTGTAATATAAATGAGGTCTCATGTAACAtaaccgtctgtctgtccgtctgtctgcagGAGGACAGGGACAAGATCACCAGACCTGAGGTAAGTGAAGCAGTCTCCCGATGATGTcgtagtgatgtcatcagggttgtCTTGGCTACAAACGAGCTGGAGGTGTGATGCGATCCatttgcattatgggaaatgtaggaagcAGTGTTGTTGGAGCCTGACCCAGACTGGGGACTAGAAGTCGGGACATGTCCACTAAACCACAGCAGTACGTctgtccaacaacaacaacaacaacacctgaCACATGAAGCTGCTTCTAATTATTCATCTTTAATAATCAGAATACTAGCGAAGCTATGaattagtttattttattaaatctaATGATGTTTCCCGTGACATGTTGGGAAGACTTTATAATATCCATTCtcagttaatagttatttattttactgttaaacaaCATAATGgtaattaataatgttaactaattattaataatgctaGAATCTCTGTTAAATGATGGttataataaagtgttttataGGAATGTGATGATGTGACTGGTTTGTGTTTTACAGGAAACACTGGTGACCACTCTGAAGGACGAGCCCAGGTACACCGCTACCGTCTCTTTACCAGCTGCGTTCACTTAGTTACTTAGTACTGAATtagttaactagttaactagCTGTCTCTCTTCCAGCTGATGTTCTGActggtttagtttagtttgttcATTATTTAGTCAGTTAAATGTTTAACTAGCTTCATACATCTGCAGTCAGTCAGTTAACTAGCCGTCTCTCTCTTGCAGCTGGTGGACTAACTGGTTGATTCCCGTTCTGGTGGCGGCCATCGTCACGCTGATGTACCGCATCTACACCGGATAGAGCGAGTGACATCATCAGACACGCAGCCGTGATGTCATCAGCCGTGATGTCGTCAGCCGTGATGTCATCAGCCGTGATGTCATCAGCCGATGGCAGCGTAGAGCGACTGACCGACGACCGTCTGATCATCTGATCTGGGATCACTGACTCTACGCTGCACTACAATACCCAAGATGCATTTAATGCTTTTTAACTGACCAATGAGGTGGTTTTATGCTAATGAAGTTGTTTACGTTGTTGACATGTTTTGTGAAATCTCTCTGATTTGAAATCTGGATGTATAATTTGTTAaatctttttatatatttgtatctGAATGTAAATGAGTTTATAAATATTCAATCAGCAGCTAAcggatgatgtcatcatcccACTGCAGTCATGTGACTGTGCTCACGTCCTTTATGCATATCATAACACTGATTATATCTTGAAGAAAATGTGTGACGATTTTAACGACCTGGATCGTGAATGTATCGGTGCCGTTTGGATTCATATaactaatataaaatataaatatta from Sebastes fasciatus isolate fSebFas1 chromosome 21, fSebFas1.pri, whole genome shotgun sequence encodes:
- the cyb5a gene encoding cytochrome b5, with the protein product MSDSSGTQMGEKEEKSPDGVKYYRLLEIEEQNTFKSTWIIIHNKVYDVTKFLEEHPGGEEVLREQAGGDATESFEDVGHSTDAREMSDSMVIGELHPEDRDKITRPEETLVTTLKDEPSWWTNWLIPVLVAAIVTLMYRIYTG